In Deltaproteobacteria bacterium, a single window of DNA contains:
- a CDS encoding CAP domain-containing protein: MPRTPRHAFWMLLGLYAWLALVGPIGARWAFAADPQLARLGQQLHASVNDFRAEHRLIRLERRPDLDAVARAHSEDMVKRGFFAHENPDGDQWWNRLDRAGVRDFTLAGENVAQTDEADPNNAVLTGWQNSPAHRENLLARPFNSTGIGVARAPDGRLFYTQLYVTFPR; the protein is encoded by the coding sequence ATGCCGCGCACGCCGCGCCACGCGTTCTGGATGCTGCTCGGCCTCTACGCCTGGCTCGCGCTCGTCGGCCCGATCGGCGCGCGCTGGGCGTTCGCCGCAGACCCGCAGCTCGCACGCCTGGGGCAGCAGCTGCACGCCTCGGTCAACGACTTCCGCGCCGAGCACCGCCTGATCCGCTTGGAACGGCGCCCAGACCTCGACGCCGTCGCGCGCGCCCACAGCGAAGACATGGTGAAGCGCGGCTTCTTCGCGCACGAGAACCCCGACGGCGATCAGTGGTGGAACCGGCTCGACCGCGCCGGCGTGCGCGACTTCACGCTCGCCGGCGAGAACGTCGCGCAAACCGACGAGGCCGACCCTAACAACGCCGTCCTCACGGGCTGGCAGAACAGCCCCGCCCACCGCGAAAACCTCCTCGCCCGGCCCTTCAACTCGACCGGCATCGGCGTCGCCCGCGCCCCCGACGGCCGGCTCTTCTACACGCAGCTCTACGTGACGTTCCCGCGCTGA